TAGCCACGACAGTTACATTGCAATTCCACCATCAATGCCAATGACCTGACCTGTAATGTAGCCACAGAAGTCGCTGGCCAGAAAAGCAACCATACTGGCCACATCTTCCGGTGACCCTAAGCGGTTTAAGGCGATGGAAGATACCATCTTTTCCCTGGCTTCAGAGGTTAAATGTTCCGTCATATCCGTCATAATAAAGCCTGGGGCCACCGCATTTACCGTAATATTACGGGGACCCAGCTCTTTGGCCATTGATTTGGTAAGGCCAATTAAGCCAGCCTTAGCCGCAGAGTAGTTTGCTTGACCGGCGTTACCATATTGACCCACCACCGAAGAAACATTAATAATACGACCTGAACGGGCCTTCACCATTGGTCGGGCCACTGCTTTAATGGTATTAAAAGCGGATTTTAGGTTAACTGACAATACAGAATCCCAATCTTCCTCTTTCATTCTCAGGATTAAATTATCCCGGGTAATCCCTGCATTATTCACTAGGATGTTAACTTTTCCAAACTCCGCCAACGTAGCAGCCACCATTTCCTGTACCTGTTGGGCATCTGATACATCTGCTTTGTAAACTAATACCCGTCGACCCATCTCACGAATGGCAGCGGCGGTTTCTTCCGCAGCCTCAGTACGACCAGCATAGTTTACCACGATATCTGCCTGGGCTCCGGCCAGGGCCAGGGCAATGGCTTTACCGATTCCCCGAGATGCTCCAGTGACAATAGCAACTTTACCATTCAGAAACATTTTAGCCAACCTCCTTGAACAGTGCAAGGACTTTTTCCAAGCTTGCCAAATCTTCCAGGTTGCTAGTGGTTATTTCCTTAGAAATTTTCTTAACCAAACCGCAGAGAACTTTACCTGGTCCTAATTCCACCAAGGTATTAATTCCCTCAGTAGCCATCCTTTGAATGCTGTCTTCCCAAAGAACTGCACCGGATACCTGTTTAGCCAGGGACTGTTTTACTTCTTGTACTGTCCTTACATAATCAGCACTGACATTGGCTATAACTGGAATTGCCGGATCACAAATCTCTATTTCTTCCAGTATTGGGGCTAGTCTTTCACCTGCCGGGCGCATAAGACTGGAATGGAAAGGACCACTGACAGCTAGGGCAATGGCTCTTTTGGCACCAGCGGCACGGCACAGCTCCATTGCCTGCTGTAATGCTTCTTGTTCCCCGGCTATAACCACTTGACCTGGGCAGTTGAAATTTACTGGTTCAACCACCCCATGGGACGAGGCCTCCAGGCAACAGGCAACTACCTTCTCTCTGGCCAAACCAAGAACCGCTGCCATTCCACCGGACCCAACAGGAGCCGCCTCCTGCATAAACAGGCCCCTCTGACGAACAACCTTAACGGCATCCGAAAAATGGACTGAACCGGCGGCCACCAGGGCAGAGTATTCGCCCAGACTGTGCCCGGCCAGCACCGAGGGAAGTATGCCGCATTCCTGTTGCAACACCCTCAGGGCTGCCACACTAACTGCCAATAGGGCAGGCTGAGTATTCACAGTGCTATTGAGTTCTTCAACTGGTCCCTCAAAGCATAATTTTGTTAATCCAAAGCCTAACGAATCGTCTGCCTCTTCCATGGTTTCACGAACTACTTGAAAGTTATTATATAACTCCCTGCCCATGCCCACATACTGGGAACCCTGGCCCGGGAAAACAAATGCTACCTTAGTCAATTTCTAAAATTCACCTCCAGCTAACCGCGCTAATACTTGCTCTGCACCACCAATAATTTCCTGAATGATCTCTTCGGCCGGTTCTATTTTTTTAACCATACCACAAATCTGCCCAGCCATTACAGAACCTTGCTGGATATCACCTTCTACCATGGCCATGCGAAGACGTCCAACCCCCAATTTCTCCAATTCTTCAAGGGAAGCACCCTGACGCTCTCTCTCTTCAAAATGCCTAGTCAGCTTATTACGAATAACCCGTACCGGGTGCCCTGTACTACGGCCAGTAACAACGGTTTCGCGGTCTCTGGCTTTAATCAAGATGTTTTTTACATTATCGTGGACGGTACATTCCGTAGCACACATGAAACGTGTACCCATTTGAATCCCCTGTGCACCTAGGGCCAACGCAGCTACCAATCCTCTGCCATCAAAGAAACCTCCTGCGGCAATAACCGGAATGTCTACGGCATCCACCACCTGGGGAACCAGTGGCATGGTATGCAGTTCTCCAATGTGACCCCCGGATTCTCCTCCCTCGGCAATCAAGGCATCCACCCCAGCTTTAGCCATACGCTGGGCTAGGGCCACAGAGGGAACAACAGGTATCACCTTAGTACCAACCTCTTTCAATGCGGGAACATATTTTCCGGGGTTGCCTGCACCAGTGGTAACCAGCGAAACCCTTTCATCAATAATTAATTGCATGTTTTGTTCCACAAAGGGGGACATCAACATAATGTTAACCCCAAAGGGTTTGTTCGTTAGTTTTTTGGCCAACCAAATCTGTTCCTCCAACCACTCGGTTGGCGCATGACCAGACCCAATAATGCCAAGTCCACCAGCTTCTGATACCGCAGCAGCCAGCTCAGCAGTGGAGACCCAGGCCATACCCCCTTGCAAAATTGGGTACTCAATCCCTAGTAAATCACACAATTTCGTTTTTATCTTCAAGTACCTATCCCTCCCTGTCTCTCCACTTCAGTACAACTCCACCAGAGGTTAAACCAGCCCCAAAGGCCACCATCACAAGGTTATCTCCAGCCTTCACACGACCCGAATGAACGGCTTCGGCCAGAGCAATGGGTATAGAAGCAGAAGAGGTGTTTCCATAGCGATCTAAATTCACAGCCACTTTATCCATTGGCAAACGTAATTTTTTAGCAGCGTGCTCAATAATCCGCATGTTGGCCTGGTGTGGAATTAACAGATCAATATCACTCAGTTCCAAATTTGCTGCCTTTAAAAGGGTTAAGGACGCTTCCTCCATTACCCGTACTGCATAGCGAAAAACTTCTTTACCATTCATGTGTATGTAATGCAGCTTTTTCTCAACAGTGACCGGATCCGCAGGCATTTTTGAACCACCAGCCGGGATATACAGGTGTTCCCAACCTGCTCCCTCAGCACTCAACTTGCTGGCCAAAACTCCTTCATCAGAACTCACTGGTCCCACCACAACGGCCCCTGCACCATCACCAAATAAAACACAAGTATTCCGATCATCCCAGTTTACCACCTTCGACAAAACCTCAGAACCAATAACAAGAACATGTTTCATGGCTCCGGTAGCAATAAACTGTGTCGCAATACTAAGACCATATACAAAACCAGAACAACCTGCTTCTAGGTCAAAGGCCCCCGCCTTTGTTGCACCTAGTTCCTGTTGAACCAGACAGGCCCCTGCGGGTATGATCATATCCTTAGAACAAGTAGTTAATATAATTAAGTCCAGTTCCTCCGGCTTTATCCCGGCATGCTCCAGCGCCCTTCTGGATGCTATGGTTGCCAGATCCGACGTGGATTTTCCTGGTTCGGCTATTCTACGTTCCTTTATCCCGGTACGGGACTTTATCCATTCGTCACTGGTATCCACTATTTTTTCTAACTCTTTATTGGTAAGTATTCGTTCAGGCACATAACTCCCCACACCTAGGATGCCCGCTCGAATCAGGTGGTTGGGCATTTACTCCTCTACCCCCTTATCATTTTCCAAACTTTCTTTAATGGCTGGAACCAGACCCTGTTCCACAGTTTCCTTTGCCACTCGCAGGGCATTTTTAATAGCTCTAGCCCTCGAACTCCCATGACAAATCACCGAGACACCATTGACACCCAGTAGAGGTGCACCTCCATATTCAGCATAATCCATGCGCCGCTTAAAACTACCCAGCATATGCATAATGCGCTCATTACCGATAATATCTTCAAGTCTGCCCAATTCTTGCTTAAACATCCCCAGTATGCTCATGGCCAAACCCTCGGCAGATTTTAAAATAACGTTTCCTACAAAGCCGTCGCATACAGCCACATCACTGCCACCTAGGAAAAGGTCTCTGCCTTCAACATTCCCTACAAAGTTAATACTAGTTTTCTGTAACATTTGATAGGAGGCAATTGTCAATTCATTGCCCTTGGTTTCTTCAGCTCCAATATTTACAAGACCAACCTTTGGTGAAGGAAGCCCTAGGACCCTTTCCGCATAGAGGGATCCCATAACAGCAAACTGCTTTAAATGCTTAGGACGACAATCTACATTGGCACCGGCGTCTAACAGCACCACTACACCCTTTGCGGTTGGCAGTAATGTACTGATGGCCGGACGGTCTACACCGGAAATTCGACCTAAAATAAATAAGGAAGAAGCCATTTGAGCTCCTGTGCTTCCCGCAGAAACCACAGCATCAGCAACACCTTCCTTAACCAGTTGGGTTGCCACAACAATGGATGAGTTCTTCTTTTTACGAATGGCACTAACAGGATGTTCTTCCATTCCTACCACCTCCGGTGCGTGAACAATGGAAATTAAACCTCCTGCTTCATCCCCATCCAGTTCCTTTTGTATTTTTTCCTGGTCCCCAACCAATAGAATATGGACCCCTAATTCTTGGGCTGCATCCCTAGCACCCCGAATAATCTCCATAGGTGCATGATCGCCACCCATTGCGTCCAAAGCTATCTTTATCACTGGTTCCCCTCCTCTTCCAGGGCAAATACCGTATAAACCCCTTCAAAAACCTCTGATCCTTCCACCCGGGAAATAACCCTGACTATAGTTTTGTTTCCTGTTTGACGACTAATTTCTGCCCGACAAATAACCATATCCCCCACTTTAACCTGATGTTTAAAGCGTACTCTGGCGGCGCCTGTTAAAGCAATCTCTGCGTCAATTATAGCCACAGCCAATGAGTTTGCCTGGGCAAATAAGTGGTGACCCCTTGCTACTAAATTTTTCCGAAAGGCCATTTCTGGCGTAATCCTTAAATGGGATACACCAAAACGTCCCACTTTAATTTCCTGCAGATCCCCAACCAACTCGTCGCTCCCCAGCGAGCGAACGAAATCATTGGTTTTCAAGGCAGTTTTCATCCGCTCCCGCAATTCAGGAATATTTAGTTCAGACCTATCCAATCGTATGGTCTGAATGCTAACCCCAAATAACCTTGCCAGTTCCTCATCCTTAAGAAGAGGATTATGCTCAAGACATATAGCTAATTCTTTTTGTCTATGATTTTTTCCGCTGCCACGTCTAGCCATGCAACCACCACTACATAATTAGTACCTGGTACTAATTATAACCAGATACCTTCTTGATTGCAAATCATTTCTTTTATTTCTCCTAAAAAATGTAAAAACCCTTTCTCTAATTAGAGAAAGGGTTGCTTTAACATTACTTGTTAGCAGCGATTACTTCACGGTTTTTGTAGTAACCACATTCAGGGCAGAGATGATGCGGTTGGATTAGCGCATGGCACTGCGGGCAGGCTACCAGGCTGGGGGCTTCTAATTTCATGTTCATAGCCCGGCGCTGTCTTCCCCGGTGCTTAGCAAGTTTCCTTTTCGGTACACCCATTTTCTTACACCCCCTTCAAAAAGTAAAAACTTATTGTTGTAATTTTTTAAGTATGGCTAATCTTGGGTCAATGGTTTCATTTTCGCAGTCACACTGCTTTATATTCAGGTTGCACCCGCACCCTTGGCATAAACCACGGCAATCAGGTGAACAAACCACCCTCATGGGTATTTCCATTAACAACGACTTAATGACTTCCGGTTCAATGTTTAGGACATCCCCATCGAACCCAATTATTTCGCCATCGGGATCTTGATGACCATTGCTCTTGCCATAGATCTCATCGATTGTTCCCTGTATTGTAAGTTGCACAGGTTCTAAACAACTTACACAGTCACTGCTAACCACCGCTCTGGTCTGTCCCTTTACCAGAAATTGATTATTCTGGTTTATAACTTCTCCAGATACCTCCACAGCTCCAACAAATGAAAACCTTTGGCCGCTTACCGCCACACTGTCAATTTGCTCACTGACATGAAAGCTTATTTTCTCACCAGGGGCGTTCCTAATTTTTAGGATATTAATGATCACTTGTTACAAGTCACCTCGATTAACAAAATTCATTATATAAAGCGGGTAATTATTTGTCAAGGAAAATTACTGTATAATGGTAAACTGCTTTCTATGGTCTAAAGTAAAGCATTTCCATTTATATATATTCTAGGACTAATCCATGCAAAAATAACGGGGTGATACCAATTTTCTTTAAAATCCGCCGTCGGCTCACCAGAGTAAACAAGCAAGAATACGCTTCCCTTTTTTGGATAGGACTGGTCATCTTATTTATTTGGGGAATGGTTATTCAGCCAAAAATTGTCTATGAAGGTTCGCTAAGCGGTTTGAAAGCTTGGTGGAATATTGTTTTCCCATCCCTTTTACCTTTTTTTATTGTCTCAGAAATTTTAATGAAATTAGGTCTGGTTCATTTTATGGGAGTATTGTTAGAGCCCATCATGCGACCGCTATTTAACGTTCCCGGGACCGGCGCCTTTGTTATGGTCATTGGTTTTACTAGCGGTTTTCCCATTGGCAGCATGGTTACTGCTAACCTTCGCAAAGATAACCTCTGCACCCAACTTGAAGCCGAACGATTAATAAGCTTTACTAATAATTCCAGTCCTCTGTTTATGCTGACCGCAGTGGCTGTTGGCATGTTTGGGCGTCCTGAGCTAGGAGTTGTCATTGCCGGATCCCATTATTTGGCTAATTTAGTCCTAGGGCTTTTACTACGCTTTTACGGTCCTAATGAGAGGAGCCTTATCGAAACCCCCGTCTCCAACCGTAGTATTAAAAACGCCTTCAAGGTATTGCTCTCTGGGGCTAAAGGAGGACCACCCCTGGGGCAACTTCTTGGAGAAGCCGTCGCCTCCTCTGTCAGCAAACTGTTGAACATCGGTGGGTTCATCATATTATTTGCAGTTATTATTCGACTACTCAGCCACTCGGGTATCATTGATCTTTTGGCCTCTATTTTGGGCCTGTTATTAATGCCACTGGGGATGTCTCCAGAAATATTGCAGGCCTTGGCCAGCGGCCTATTTGAAATGACCATTGGTACTAAGATGGTTGCTGAAGCCAATGCTTCAGAATTGCATAGATTAATGGCAGTGGCAATGATTTTGGGTTGGAGCGGGTTTTCAATTCATGCCCAAGTGGCATCCATGATTGCAAAGACCGATATTCGAATGGGAATATTTGTTTTTACCCGGATGGCCCATGCATCACTGGCAGCATTTTTTACTTGGTTGTTCTATGAACCACCGGGAAATTCTGCTACTCTGGTGGTGCCTTCACTGGCACCAGTGATCCATGAATTTTTCCACTCGCCCTTATTCATCCTGATAGCCTCACTGTTATTAATGTTTGTTGCTCTGGTTTCTTTAATTATTTTAGGTATTTTAGTACACCTGCTTTCGCACTTTTATAAAAAAATACTGACACTCCATTGATCAAAATTCCCCCTTCAAAAAAGGTATTAGACCTATGGCTGTGGAAACAATAGTACATACTTAACATCTTTTAGCGTTCAGTTGGCATGGCAAAATGCTGTCCTATTTCCATGCAGGGATGGTGAAGTCAATGGCGGATTTATCCCCATTATTTACAGTAAATTCTGTAGCAATAATCGGGGCTTCTAAGAAGGCCGGTAAAGTCGGTAACGTGTTAATGAAGAATGTTATTAACAGCGGTTTTACCGGAAAAATATTTCCAGTTAATCCAAATGAATATGAAATCGAAGGTTTAACTTGTTTTTCAACATTGAGTGAGATTCCCAATCAAATTGACTTGGCTGTTGTATGCGTTCCTGCCCTCAATTGCCCAGAGGTATTAGAAGAATGTGGAAAACATAGCATTAAGAATGCTGTGGTTATTTCTTCTTATTTTAGTGAAATCGGTCCCGAAGGTCTTCAGTTAGAAAAAAGACTGGTTTCTATTTGCAAAAAATATGGTATACATTTACTTGGCCCTAACTGCGAAGGCATGATGGACACTAGAATCCCGCTAAATGCATCCATTTCACCGTCTTTTCCAAAGCGAGGAGATATCGGTTTCATATCCCAGAGTGGCGCAATGTTATTATCTATTATGGACTGGTCCAGAACAGTCAGTTTAGGCTTTAGTCGGGTCTTTAGCTTGGGTAACAAAGCCGATGTAAGTGAAACAGACTTAATTAAATGTCTGGCCAATGACCCCCTAACAAAAGTCATCCTTTGTTATATTGAAGACGTTCAAAAGGGTAAAGAATTTTTAGAGGTAGCCAGTAAAGCTACCAAAAAAAAGCCTGTGATAATATTAAAATCCGGCACAAGCCAGGCAGGTACTTTGGCAGCTTCTTCTCATACCGGTGCACTGGTAGGAAGTGACCTGGCCTATGAGACAGCTTTTACCCAGGCTGGCATATTACGGGCCCGGACAATGACCGAATTATTCGACCTTGCTACCTGTTTCTCCTACCAACCCTTACCCCAGGGGGACCGGGTAGCCATTGTTACCAATGCTGGGGGGGCTGGTATTGTAGCCTCAGATACCATTGAAAATACTGGTCTGTCCATGGCGCGCTTTGAAAAGGAAACCTTGGATAACTTACGAGAACTTCTTCCTACGGAAGCAAATATTTATAATCCTATTGATGTTGTTTTCGATGCCAAAGCAGACCGCTATGCCTTCGCACTGGAAACCATATTAAATGACCCTAATGTGGACAGTGTGGTTATTTTGGTCTGCCCCACCGCAGCAGCAGACCCAGAGAACATCGCAGGTAAAATTATTGAATTACATAACAAACACCCGGATAAACCAGTATTTGCTGCCTATATGGGCGGGTTCGCACTGGCTGAAGGAGTAAAAATGCTCACCAGAGCAAAAATACCCACCTTCACTTTTCCCGAACCTGCCATTCACAGTATATCAGGCATGGTGAAGTACGCCCGCCATTCAGATCATGAAACAGAGGGTGAAGAAATTTCATACAATGACATAGACCCTAACCAGGTAAAGGCTGTTTTCTATGATGTCATTCGTGATCGTCGCAGCGTTCTCCTAGGAAGCGAAGCGGCAGTTGTGGCAGAAGCCTACGGAATTTCCACCGCTCCCATAAAATTAGCTATTACTCCAGAGGAAGCCATATCCCTGGCCGATACCATGGGGTACCCGGTTGTATTGAAGATAGCTTCACCAAAAATCATGCACAAAAGTGATGTCGGCGGCGTAAGAATTGGTTTGAATAACGCAGATGAAGTACACTCTGCATTTATCGATATTATTGAGAATGTACAACGGTATCTCCCCAGTGTTATTCCCCATGGTATTGAGGTTAGCAAGATGATGCCAAAGGGTACCGAACTTATAGTTGGCATGACACGAGATGTACAGTTTGGGCCACTTATCGCCTTTGGACTGGGAGGTATTTACGTTAACCTCCTCAAGGATGTCTCCTTTCGTCTGGCCAAGGGAATAACCCATGCAGAAATTGCTTCTATGATAGCAGAAACAAAGGCCTCTACCCTTTTGCGGGGCTTCCGCGGTGAAAGGCCTGCAGATCTTATGAGTCTTATTGATATGGTAGCCCGGGCAGCTAAATTAATTTCTGATTTTGATGAAATAAGCGAACTGGAAATCAATCCGCTTTTTGCCTATCCAGACGGCTATGTCGCCCTGGATATTAAAATAACTATTGATCTGTAAACTTTATATCATTCAACAGCGAGGTGTTATTTGTGAAAAACCTCTATATAATGGGTTCTGCCGGAAGTGGTAAGACTGCTTTAGCTGTGGGACTAGCTTTTAAGTTTCAACAACAAGGCTTTAAGGTAGCTTATTTTAAGCCAGTGGGAACCTCCGCTGCAACCACCAAGGCCGATGAAGATGTCATCTTAATGAAAGAGTTATTAAAAATGGATATACCCCTTGAGGTCATCTCACCGACCATGGCCAGTCCTTTTTATTTGTCCAGGGGCAATTGTTCCAGCGAAATGCTACATACAATTAAGGAAACCTTTATGAAGGTCTCCGAGGGGGCAGACATCGTGATCATCGACAGCTCACTATTCCCCCACGTAATGTGTACAGTTGGTTTAGATTCCGCTTCTCTAGCAGCCAAATTAAATGCCTCTGCCCTAAATTTGATTAATGCTAAGAATGATTATAGTTTGGACGAATTGGTTTTCTTTAATAAATATATCCAGGATAGAGGCGTCAGCATTCTTGGCAATATTTTTACTCATGTACCAAAGCCCCTTTGCGCCAAAATTGAAGGGATCTATAAACCTTTGTTAGATGAATTAGGCCTGCAAACCCTGGGAATTATTCCAAAGGTAAGAGAATTATCTTCTCCTTCAGTGGCTCAGATCTACGAATTGTTAGGTGGGGAATTATTAACCGGGAACCAAAACCTTGATCTTTTAACCGAGGATATCGTGGTTGGAGCGATGACCATCGAAAGCGCCCTAGGCTATATGCGGCGGTCAAACAACAAAATTTTCATCATAGGTGGTGACCGTGCTGATATGGCTTTAGCCGCTCTGGAGACTAGCACGTCGGTCATCATTTTAACCGGGGGACTTTATCCCGATGTAAAGGTTATCAGCCGCGCAATTGAAAAGGGTGTGCCCGTATTGTTGGTCCATTATGATACTTATAATACAATTGAACGTTTAAGTGAGCTGTCCGGTCGTATTACACCAAACAATGAAGATTGTATTAATAAGGCAATTGAAAATGTAGAACGCTATTGTGATTGGCAAAGTATTATAAAAGGATTAAAATAAAGAAATGGTTGGCAAATTTTGCCAACCATTTCTTTATTACTTACATAATAAAATCGGAACTAATCAAACTTATTAAATAACTAGTTACTTTCTCAGTTCATCTCTTCCTTGCTGAATTTCTTCAAGCATCTTGCTTAAATTACCCTCCAAGGACTGTAGAATTTCATCAGCATATCCTCTGGCACCATGACGAATCTGTGCTGCAACTTCTTCTGCTCGTTTAATCGTTTCTTGGCCCAATAGTTCCGCCTTTTTAACAATTTCATGGTCTTCTGCCCTTTGTTCTATCTCTCTTGACACATCTTCCAGCATCCGCTGGGCTTCTTTTTTAGACTCAGACAATACCTTGTCTCTTTCTTTGACAAGCCACTTTGCCTGGCGAACTTCTTCAGGAAGCGAGGTGCGAATGCGATCAAGGTAGTCCAATACCTTATTTTCGTCTACCATGACTCGTTTGGTCATTGGCACCTTGGGGCTCTCCTCAATGAGTTCCTCCAGCTCATTCAGGATATTAAAGAGCTCCACAGTTATATCCCTCCTTGGTTATTTACCATAGCCATATTTGTCTTGTATTTTTTGAGCTACAATCTCTGGAACCATACCACTTAAGGAGCCTTTAAATGAGGCCACTTCCTTAACCGTTGTGGAACTAATGAAAGAATATTCTGCCCTGGTCATCAGATAAACAGTTTCAAGATCTGGTGCCAATTTTTTATTGGTTAAGGCAAAAATAAATTCATTTTCAAAATCTGAAAAGGCCCTAAGCCCGCGTACAATGGCAATGGCCCCCTGTTGCAATGCATAGGTTACGGTAAGGCCGTCAAAGGTGTCCACAACAATATTCGGATATTTTTTCAGAACATTTTTCAATATTTCAACCCGCTCCTCCACCGAGAAAAGCGGTTTTTTTTGTGCATTTTTCGCCACTGCAACAATAAGACGATCAAAAAGTCCCACAGATCGTTCTACGATATCCATGTGTCCATTGGTAACTGGGTCAAAACTACCGGGGTAAACTCCTATACGCATCCATATTCCTCCTCAACTGGGAAGCCTATAGAATGTCAACGCTGTATCGCCATACCGTTCTCTTCGAGTTGCGGTTAGATTTCCCACTAGATCCGGCGGCAGGTCCTTTTGGTCACTTTCCACCACCAATATCCCATCACTGCTAAGCAGATGACACTCTTGAATTTTTTCTAGCGTAGGTACTTCAAAGCCTTTTTTATAGGGAGGATCAATAAAAATCAAATCAAAGGTTTCCTTTTTCCTTCTCATTATTAGGGTGGCCTGGCTTACATCAACCGTTAGTACCTCCGCC
This genomic interval from Desulforamulus reducens MI-1 contains the following:
- the fabG gene encoding 3-oxoacyl-[acyl-carrier-protein] reductase, whose amino-acid sequence is MFLNGKVAIVTGASRGIGKAIALALAGAQADIVVNYAGRTEAAEETAAAIREMGRRVLVYKADVSDAQQVQEMVAATLAEFGKVNILVNNAGITRDNLILRMKEEDWDSVLSVNLKSAFNTIKAVARPMVKARSGRIINVSSVVGQYGNAGQANYSAAKAGLIGLTKSMAKELGPRNITVNAVAPGFIMTDMTEHLTSEAREKMVSSIALNRLGSPEDVASMVAFLASDFCGYITGQVIGIDGGIAM
- the fabD gene encoding ACP S-malonyltransferase; translated protein: MTKVAFVFPGQGSQYVGMGRELYNNFQVVRETMEEADDSLGFGLTKLCFEGPVEELNSTVNTQPALLAVSVAALRVLQQECGILPSVLAGHSLGEYSALVAAGSVHFSDAVKVVRQRGLFMQEAAPVGSGGMAAVLGLAREKVVACCLEASSHGVVEPVNFNCPGQVVIAGEQEALQQAMELCRAAGAKRAIALAVSGPFHSSLMRPAGERLAPILEEIEICDPAIPVIANVSADYVRTVQEVKQSLAKQVSGAVLWEDSIQRMATEGINTLVELGPGKVLCGLVKKISKEITTSNLEDLASLEKVLALFKEVG
- the fabK gene encoding enoyl-[acyl-carrier-protein] reductase FabK — translated: MKIKTKLCDLLGIEYPILQGGMAWVSTAELAAAVSEAGGLGIIGSGHAPTEWLEEQIWLAKKLTNKPFGVNIMLMSPFVEQNMQLIIDERVSLVTTGAGNPGKYVPALKEVGTKVIPVVPSVALAQRMAKAGVDALIAEGGESGGHIGELHTMPLVPQVVDAVDIPVIAAGGFFDGRGLVAALALGAQGIQMGTRFMCATECTVHDNVKNILIKARDRETVVTGRSTGHPVRVIRNKLTRHFEERERQGASLEELEKLGVGRLRMAMVEGDIQQGSVMAGQICGMVKKIEPAEEIIQEIIGGAEQVLARLAGGEF
- a CDS encoding beta-ketoacyl-ACP synthase III; this encodes MPNHLIRAGILGVGSYVPERILTNKELEKIVDTSDEWIKSRTGIKERRIAEPGKSTSDLATIASRRALEHAGIKPEELDLIILTTCSKDMIIPAGACLVQQELGATKAGAFDLEAGCSGFVYGLSIATQFIATGAMKHVLVIGSEVLSKVVNWDDRNTCVLFGDGAGAVVVGPVSSDEGVLASKLSAEGAGWEHLYIPAGGSKMPADPVTVEKKLHYIHMNGKEVFRYAVRVMEEASLTLLKAANLELSDIDLLIPHQANMRIIEHAAKKLRLPMDKVAVNLDRYGNTSSASIPIALAEAVHSGRVKAGDNLVMVAFGAGLTSGGVVLKWRDREG
- the plsX gene encoding phosphate acyltransferase PlsX, which codes for MKIALDAMGGDHAPMEIIRGARDAAQELGVHILLVGDQEKIQKELDGDEAGGLISIVHAPEVVGMEEHPVSAIRKKKNSSIVVATQLVKEGVADAVVSAGSTGAQMASSLFILGRISGVDRPAISTLLPTAKGVVVLLDAGANVDCRPKHLKQFAVMGSLYAERVLGLPSPKVGLVNIGAEETKGNELTIASYQMLQKTSINFVGNVEGRDLFLGGSDVAVCDGFVGNVILKSAEGLAMSILGMFKQELGRLEDIIGNERIMHMLGSFKRRMDYAEYGGAPLLGVNGVSVICHGSSRARAIKNALRVAKETVEQGLVPAIKESLENDKGVEE
- the fapR gene encoding transcription factor FapR, with protein sequence MARRGSGKNHRQKELAICLEHNPLLKDEELARLFGVSIQTIRLDRSELNIPELRERMKTALKTNDFVRSLGSDELVGDLQEIKVGRFGVSHLRITPEMAFRKNLVARGHHLFAQANSLAVAIIDAEIALTGAARVRFKHQVKVGDMVICRAEISRQTGNKTIVRVISRVEGSEVFEGVYTVFALEEEGNQ
- the rpmF gene encoding 50S ribosomal protein L32, which gives rise to MGVPKRKLAKHRGRQRRAMNMKLEAPSLVACPQCHALIQPHHLCPECGYYKNREVIAANK
- a CDS encoding YceD family protein, with translation MIINILKIRNAPGEKISFHVSEQIDSVAVSGQRFSFVGAVEVSGEVINQNNQFLVKGQTRAVVSSDCVSCLEPVQLTIQGTIDEIYGKSNGHQDPDGEIIGFDGDVLNIEPEVIKSLLMEIPMRVVCSPDCRGLCQGCGCNLNIKQCDCENETIDPRLAILKKLQQ
- the ylbJ gene encoding sporulation integral membrane protein YlbJ, translated to MIPIFFKIRRRLTRVNKQEYASLFWIGLVILFIWGMVIQPKIVYEGSLSGLKAWWNIVFPSLLPFFIVSEILMKLGLVHFMGVLLEPIMRPLFNVPGTGAFVMVIGFTSGFPIGSMVTANLRKDNLCTQLEAERLISFTNNSSPLFMLTAVAVGMFGRPELGVVIAGSHYLANLVLGLLLRFYGPNERSLIETPVSNRSIKNAFKVLLSGAKGGPPLGQLLGEAVASSVSKLLNIGGFIILFAVIIRLLSHSGIIDLLASILGLLLMPLGMSPEILQALASGLFEMTIGTKMVAEANASELHRLMAVAMILGWSGFSIHAQVASMIAKTDIRMGIFVFTRMAHASLAAFFTWLFYEPPGNSATLVVPSLAPVIHEFFHSPLFILIASLLLMFVALVSLIILGILVHLLSHFYKKILTLH
- the acs gene encoding acetate--CoA ligase alpha subunit → MADLSPLFTVNSVAIIGASKKAGKVGNVLMKNVINSGFTGKIFPVNPNEYEIEGLTCFSTLSEIPNQIDLAVVCVPALNCPEVLEECGKHSIKNAVVISSYFSEIGPEGLQLEKRLVSICKKYGIHLLGPNCEGMMDTRIPLNASISPSFPKRGDIGFISQSGAMLLSIMDWSRTVSLGFSRVFSLGNKADVSETDLIKCLANDPLTKVILCYIEDVQKGKEFLEVASKATKKKPVIILKSGTSQAGTLAASSHTGALVGSDLAYETAFTQAGILRARTMTELFDLATCFSYQPLPQGDRVAIVTNAGGAGIVASDTIENTGLSMARFEKETLDNLRELLPTEANIYNPIDVVFDAKADRYAFALETILNDPNVDSVVILVCPTAAADPENIAGKIIELHNKHPDKPVFAAYMGGFALAEGVKMLTRAKIPTFTFPEPAIHSISGMVKYARHSDHETEGEEISYNDIDPNQVKAVFYDVIRDRRSVLLGSEAAVVAEAYGISTAPIKLAITPEEAISLADTMGYPVVLKIASPKIMHKSDVGGVRIGLNNADEVHSAFIDIIENVQRYLPSVIPHGIEVSKMMPKGTELIVGMTRDVQFGPLIAFGLGGIYVNLLKDVSFRLAKGITHAEIASMIAETKASTLLRGFRGERPADLMSLIDMVARAAKLISDFDEISELEINPLFAYPDGYVALDIKITIDL